CAATCCTCGCCGCCGCCCCAGCATCTGATAGTCTGAGCCACATAAACATGCCCTTTGTCTCCCCAGAGATCTTCGCCAAGGAAAGGCTCGCCGCGATCCAGGACTACTCCATCCTGTCCTGGCGGGCCGTCGTCAACCTCTTCAGCAAGCCGCGCTATCTGGCCGACATCTACACCCAGATGGACTACATCGGCGTCGGCTCCATGCCCATCGTCGTCCTCACCGGCTTCTTCACCGGCTGCGTCCTTGCCCTCCAGTCCGCCACCTCGCTCGAGGCCTTCGGCTCCGTCAGCCTCACCGGCAACCTCGTCGCCCTCTCCATGGTCAAAGAGCTCGGCCCCGTCCTCACCGGCCTCATGGTCTCCGGCCGCAACGCCTCCGGCATGGCCTCCGAGATCGGCTCCATGAAGGTCACCGAGCAGATCGACGCCATGCGCGCCCTCGGCACCGACCCCCTCCGCAAGCTCGTCACCCCCCGCCTCTACGCCACCATCTTCATGCTCTTCTTCCTCACCATCATGTCCGACGCCTGCGGAATCGCCGGCGGCGCGCTCGTCAGCGTAGCCCTCCTCGGACTCAACGCCTCCTCCTACTTCCACAACTCCTACCGCGCCCTCGCGTACGGAGACGTCGTCCAGGGCCTCACCAAGCCCCTCTTCTCCGGCTTCATCATCGCCACCGTCGGCTGCTACTTCGGCATGAACACCAAAGGCGGCACCCAAGGCGTCGGCAAAGCCACCACCCAGGCCG
The Edaphobacter lichenicola genome window above contains:
- a CDS encoding MlaE family ABC transporter permease, whose amino-acid sequence is MPFVSPEIFAKERLAAIQDYSILSWRAVVNLFSKPRYLADIYTQMDYIGVGSMPIVVLTGFFTGCVLALQSATSLEAFGSVSLTGNLVALSMVKELGPVLTGLMVSGRNASGMASEIGSMKVTEQIDAMRALGTDPLRKLVTPRLYATIFMLFFLTIMSDACGIAGGALVSVALLGLNASSYFHNSYRALAYGDVVQGLTKPLFSGFIIATVGCYFGMNTKGGTQGVGKATTQAVVVSSVFIIIVDLLVTRAMIGVFGR